The following proteins are co-located in the Manihot esculenta cultivar AM560-2 chromosome 7, M.esculenta_v8, whole genome shotgun sequence genome:
- the LOC110618458 gene encoding protein KTI12 homolog — translation MALVVICGQPCSGKSTAALCLAEALKDSESKLNVRVVNDASFHLDRNQSYANMTAEKNLRGVLRSEVDRSVSKDNIIIVDSLNSIKGYRYELWCLARAAGIRYCVLFCDVEETQCQKWNEQRREKGEAAYDNAIYDDLVRRFETPDKRNRWDSPLFVLWPSRDGIHKSSAAIVDAISYLTKKVDSKSRDVKILQPTIATQSTRFSEANSLYELDRATQEVINVIVEAQSQAIGGPINGVSLGQDLPTLNISRSVGLPELRRLRRTFIKLTGQTSLSGPPPPSDAGSAKRMFVDYLNRELGTA, via the coding sequence ATGGCTTTGGTTGTAATCTGTGGCCAGCCATGTAGTGGGAAGTCTACAGCTGCTCTTTGCTTAGCTGAAGCTCTCAAGGACTCTGAGTCAAAATTAAATGTTAGGGTCGTTAACGATGCTTCCTTCCATCTTGATCGCAATCAGAGTTATGCCAATATGACTGCAGAGAAAAATTTAAGAGGGGTACTCAGGTCAGAAGTTGATAGATCTGTGTCAAAAGACAATATAATCATAGTAGATTCTTTGAATAGCATCAAGGGTTACAGGTATGAGCTTTGGTGTTTGGCTCGAGCTGCAGGAATAAGATACTGTGTGCTTTTTTGTGATGTCGAGGAAACTCAATGTCAAAAATGGAATGAGCAGCGCAGAGAAAAGGGAGAAGCTGCATATGACAATGCCATATATGATGACTTGGTAAGAAGGTTCGAGACACCAGATAAAAGAAATCGATGGGATTCTcctttgtttgtgttatggccaAGTAGAGATGGAATTCATAAATCTTCTGCTGCCATTGTagatgcaatttcatacttgacAAAGAAAGTGGACTCCAAATCTCGTGATGTGAAAATTTTACAGCCAACAATTGCTACGCAATCTACACGATTTTCAGAGGCAAATTCTTTGTATGAGTTGGACAGGGCAACACAAGAGGTGATCAATGTCATTGTAGAGGCACAATCCCAGGCAATTGGAGGTCCAATTAATGGTGTTTCTCTTGGTCAGGATTTACCAACTCTCAACATTTCAAGGTCAGTTGGCTTGCCAGAGCTACGAAGACTGAGGCGAACTTTCATTAAGTTGACAGGTCAGACTAGCTTAAGTGGACCGCCACCACCTTCAGATGCAGGGAGTGCAAAAAGGATGTTTGTGGATTATTTGAACCGGGAATTGGGAACTGCTTGA